In one Sporomusa sphaeroides DSM 2875 genomic region, the following are encoded:
- the rpsT gene encoding 30S ribosomal protein S20 encodes MPNIKASERSVKTDAERRARNYSVRSAIKTSVRKVEEAARTGKADEAKNLLTTAASVIDKAAAKGVIHKNAAARKKSRLARKANATQA; translated from the coding sequence TTGCCAAATATTAAAGCATCTGAGCGTAGCGTAAAAACTGACGCAGAACGGCGTGCCCGCAATTATTCGGTAAGATCAGCGATTAAAACTTCTGTTCGTAAGGTGGAAGAAGCTGCACGTACCGGTAAAGCAGATGAGGCCAAGAACCTCCTGACTACTGCTGCCAGCGTTATTGACAAAGCAGCCGCCAAAGGCGTTATTCATAAAAATGCCGCAGCTCGTAAGAAGTCCCGTCTAGCTCGCAAAGCTAATGCAACTCAAGCTTAA